A genomic stretch from Natronomonas gomsonensis includes:
- a CDS encoding sulfatase, which yields MDTDGRNVLFVVMDTVRKDHLTPYGYDRETTPTLSAFAEEALVHEEAVAQAPWTLPVHASMFTGLYPGEHGASQESPYLADGTATLAEAMSAAGYATACYSSNAWITPYTRLTSGFDQQDNFFKALPGDTFSGALANLWQRVNDSDRLRGIADRLVELGNEVHEYLASGEGEDSKTPQIIDDTIDFIDDNEEWFAFINLMDAHLPYYPPEQYREEFAPGVDPHSVCQNSKEYNAGAREITDAEFDDIRGLYDAEIRHIDSELDRLFSHLKATDQWEETVVVVCADHGELHGEHGLYGHEFCIYDPLVNVPLMVKHPDLSTGRTDEQVELLDLYDTVLESAGATAAADRVGARPFEAGRSLLSEERDITDGEFAFVDYHRPVVELNQLETKAAEAGIELDEESRFYSRMRAARRPDGKYIRNERIADEAYRLDSDPDERESVDPEDPVIGEVLAALERFEARAGSEWDDSTADADGSLEEMDEEAKQRLQDLGYVE from the coding sequence ATGGACACCGACGGTCGGAACGTGCTGTTCGTCGTCATGGACACCGTCCGAAAGGACCACCTGACGCCGTACGGCTACGACCGCGAGACGACGCCGACGCTTTCGGCTTTCGCCGAGGAAGCACTCGTCCACGAGGAGGCCGTCGCACAGGCGCCGTGGACGCTGCCCGTCCACGCCTCGATGTTCACGGGGCTGTACCCCGGCGAGCACGGCGCCTCCCAAGAGTCCCCCTATCTCGCTGACGGGACGGCGACGCTCGCCGAAGCGATGTCTGCCGCCGGCTACGCCACCGCCTGTTACTCCTCGAACGCTTGGATAACTCCTTACACCCGTCTGACGAGTGGCTTCGACCAACAGGACAACTTCTTCAAGGCACTTCCCGGCGACACGTTCTCGGGTGCGCTCGCGAACCTCTGGCAGCGCGTCAACGACAGCGACCGCCTCCGTGGCATCGCCGACCGTCTCGTCGAGTTGGGCAACGAGGTCCACGAGTACCTCGCAAGCGGGGAGGGAGAGGACTCGAAGACGCCACAGATAATCGACGACACCATCGACTTCATCGACGACAACGAGGAGTGGTTCGCGTTCATCAACCTGATGGACGCCCACCTGCCGTACTACCCACCTGAGCAGTACCGCGAGGAGTTCGCCCCCGGCGTCGACCCCCACTCGGTGTGCCAGAACTCCAAGGAGTACAACGCCGGCGCCCGCGAGATAACTGATGCGGAGTTCGACGACATCCGCGGCCTGTACGACGCCGAAATCCGCCACATCGATTCGGAACTCGACCGGCTGTTCTCGCATCTGAAGGCCACCGACCAGTGGGAGGAAACCGTCGTCGTCGTCTGTGCCGACCACGGGGAACTCCACGGTGAACACGGCCTCTACGGCCACGAGTTCTGCATCTACGACCCGCTGGTGAACGTCCCGCTGATGGTGAAACACCCCGACCTCTCGACCGGCCGAACCGACGAGCAGGTCGAACTGCTGGACCTCTACGACACCGTCTTGGAGTCGGCCGGAGCCACGGCGGCCGCCGACCGCGTCGGGGCACGTCCCTTCGAGGCGGGCCGGTCGCTGCTCTCCGAAGAGCGAGACATCACCGACGGCGAGTTCGCCTTCGTCGACTACCATCGCCCAGTCGTCGAGTTGAACCAACTGGAGACGAAAGCCGCCGAAGCCGGCATCGAACTCGACGAGGAGTCACGGTTCTACTCTCGGATGCGTGCCGCCCGCCGCCCCGACGGGAAGTACATCCGCAACGAGCGCATCGCCGACGAGGCCTATCGGCTCGATTCCGACCCCGACGAGCGCGAATCGGTCGACCCAGAGGACCCCGTCATCGGCGAGGTGCTGGCGGCGCTGGAGCGCTTCGAGGCGCGGGCGGGAAGCGAGTGGGACGACTCGACGGCTGACGCCGACGGCTCACTCGAGGAGATGGACGAGGAGGCCAAACAGCGGCTGCAGGACCTCGGCTACGTGGAATAG
- a CDS encoding ketopantoate reductase family protein, with product MDIAVFGAGSLGSLLGGLLAREHAVTLVGRDPHVSRVQADGLRIEGAVETTVFPDADTEPPTEADLAVICVKSFDTDEAATALTGTDLEWCLSLQNGMGNEELLADRLDATVLAGTCTYGAMLESPGVVRCTGVGETVLGPRKGGHSEAADRVGAAFADAGVVTAVAADMPRRLWEKLSVNAGINATTALADIDNGALLGADANAVATTAAREVAAVARADGVDLSADDAAAALEAVADATAENTSSMRQDVLAGRRTEVDAINGYVVDRGEELGVDVPVNTTLARLLRAWETAHLEAN from the coding sequence ATGGACATCGCCGTCTTCGGCGCGGGCAGCCTCGGCAGCCTGCTGGGCGGGTTGTTGGCCCGCGAACACGCCGTCACACTCGTCGGACGCGACCCCCACGTCAGTCGGGTCCAAGCGGACGGTCTCCGTATCGAGGGGGCCGTCGAGACGACGGTGTTTCCCGACGCCGACACCGAGCCGCCGACAGAAGCCGACCTCGCCGTCATCTGCGTGAAGTCCTTCGACACCGATGAAGCGGCCACGGCCCTGACTGGGACGGACCTCGAGTGGTGTCTGTCGCTACAGAACGGCATGGGAAACGAGGAACTGCTGGCCGACCGCCTCGACGCGACGGTGCTGGCCGGCACCTGCACCTACGGTGCGATGCTGGAATCACCGGGCGTCGTCCGCTGTACCGGCGTCGGCGAGACGGTTCTGGGCCCACGCAAAGGAGGGCACTCGGAGGCGGCAGACCGCGTCGGGGCCGCCTTCGCGGACGCCGGCGTCGTCACCGCCGTCGCGGCGGACATGCCGCGTCGCCTCTGGGAGAAACTGTCCGTCAACGCCGGCATCAACGCGACGACGGCGCTGGCAGACATCGACAACGGCGCGCTGTTGGGCGCCGACGCCAACGCCGTGGCGACGACCGCCGCCCGCGAGGTCGCAGCCGTCGCACGCGCCGACGGGGTCGACCTCTCGGCTGACGACGCAGCAGCGGCCCTCGAGGCGGTCGCCGATGCCACCGCCGAAAATACCTCCTCGATGCGACAGGACGTCCTCGCCGGCCGGCGGACGGAAGTCGACGCCATCAACGGCTACGTCGTCGACCGCGGCGAGGAACTGGGCGTCGACGTGCCGGTCAACACGACCCTTGCGCGTCTCCTTCGAGCGTGGGAGACGGCCCACCTCGAAGCGAACTGA
- a CDS encoding hydrogenase maturation nickel metallochaperone HypA has protein sequence MATEQRQRQVQFGETVYDDDGEELGRVRAFDDSGFYVSSAEGVSTMSQAESKAGEKTLMWRCWECGEMGNIDDIPETCPSCGAESEEIYYWQED, from the coding sequence ATGGCAACCGAGCAACGACAGCGACAGGTACAGTTCGGAGAGACCGTCTACGACGACGACGGCGAGGAGTTGGGCCGCGTTCGTGCGTTCGACGACTCAGGGTTCTACGTCTCCAGCGCCGAAGGCGTCTCGACGATGAGCCAAGCCGAGAGCAAGGCCGGCGAGAAGACACTGATGTGGCGCTGTTGGGAGTGCGGCGAGATGGGTAACATCGACGACATTCCCGAGACGTGTCCCTCCTGTGGCGCCGAAAGTGAGGAAATCTACTACTGGCAGGAGGATTGA
- the sufU gene encoding Fe-S cluster assembly sulfur transfer protein SufU: MGPGTDMYRQQILDHYKNPRNYGELEDADIEHVGENPMCGDTIKMFLKLADDGDTIAGVSFIGDGCAISQASASMLSGELRGKSLEAVREMEREDIEEMLGVDLSPMRVKCAVLAEKVAKDGIAIHQGDKDLEETTTE, translated from the coding sequence ATGGGACCCGGCACGGATATGTATCGGCAGCAAATCCTCGACCACTACAAGAACCCCCGCAACTACGGGGAACTCGAGGATGCGGACATCGAACACGTCGGCGAGAACCCGATGTGTGGCGACACAATCAAGATGTTCCTGAAGCTGGCCGACGACGGCGACACGATAGCGGGCGTCAGTTTCATCGGCGACGGCTGTGCCATCAGCCAAGCCTCCGCGAGCATGCTCTCGGGGGAACTCCGAGGCAAGAGTCTCGAGGCGGTCCGCGAGATGGAACGCGAGGATATCGAGGAGATGCTCGGCGTCGACCTCAGCCCGATGCGAGTGAAATGCGCCGTCCTCGCCGAGAAAGTCGCAAAGGACGGCATCGCAATCCATCAAGGCGACAAGGACCTCGAAGAGACGACCACGGAGTAG
- a CDS encoding aminotransferase class V-fold PLP-dependent enzyme, producing the protein MSHQVEPLDVEGLREDFPILQREVNGTDLVYLDNAATTQTPEQVIGAITDYYRNYNANVHRGIHQLSQEASIAYEEAHDRVAEFIGAAGREEIVFTKNTTESMNLVAYAWGLNELGPGDEVVLTEMEHHASLVTWQQIAKRTGADCKYIPITDEGRLDMDAARELITDDTAMVSAVHVSNTLGTINPVAELADIAHDHGAYMFVDAAQSVPNRPVDVEELDADFLAFSGHKMAGPTGIGVLYGKEHILEEMEPYLYGGDMILKVTFEDATWNELPWKFEAGTPNICEGIALAAACDYLDDIGMEAIQRHEAELAEYAYDRLTEWDDVEVYGPPADDRGGLVAFNVEGLHAHDLSSILNDYGVAIRAGDHCTQPLHDVLGATASARASFYLYNTKDEVDELVDAVDEARELFS; encoded by the coding sequence ATGAGCCACCAGGTCGAGCCACTCGATGTCGAGGGCCTCCGCGAGGACTTCCCCATTCTCCAGCGGGAGGTCAACGGGACGGACCTCGTGTATCTCGACAACGCGGCGACGACGCAAACCCCCGAACAGGTCATCGGGGCCATCACCGACTACTACCGCAACTACAACGCGAACGTCCACCGGGGCATCCACCAACTGAGCCAGGAGGCGTCCATCGCCTACGAGGAGGCCCACGACCGCGTTGCGGAGTTCATCGGGGCGGCCGGCCGCGAGGAAATCGTGTTCACGAAGAACACCACCGAATCGATGAACCTCGTCGCCTACGCGTGGGGACTGAACGAACTCGGCCCCGGCGACGAGGTCGTACTCACGGAGATGGAACACCACGCCTCGCTCGTGACATGGCAACAGATAGCCAAGCGCACGGGCGCCGACTGCAAGTACATCCCCATTACCGACGAGGGGCGACTGGACATGGACGCCGCCCGCGAACTCATCACCGACGATACGGCGATGGTCTCCGCCGTCCACGTCTCCAACACCCTCGGTACCATCAACCCCGTCGCCGAGTTGGCCGACATCGCCCACGACCACGGCGCCTACATGTTCGTCGACGCCGCCCAGTCGGTTCCGAACCGCCCCGTCGACGTCGAGGAGTTGGACGCCGACTTCCTCGCCTTCTCCGGACACAAGATGGCCGGACCCACCGGCATCGGCGTCCTCTACGGGAAAGAACACATCCTCGAAGAGATGGAGCCGTACCTCTACGGCGGCGACATGATACTGAAGGTCACCTTCGAGGACGCGACGTGGAACGAACTGCCCTGGAAGTTCGAGGCCGGCACGCCGAACATCTGTGAGGGCATCGCGCTCGCGGCGGCCTGTGACTACCTCGATGACATCGGCATGGAGGCGATTCAGCGCCACGAAGCCGAACTCGCCGAGTACGCCTACGACCGCCTCACCGAATGGGACGACGTCGAGGTGTACGGCCCCCCGGCCGACGACCGCGGTGGCCTCGTCGCGTTCAACGTCGAAGGGCTCCACGCACACGACCTCTCCAGTATCCTCAACGACTACGGCGTCGCCATCCGCGCCGGCGACCACTGCACCCAACCGCTGCACGACGTGTTGGGTGCGACGGCCTCGGCACGTGCCTCGTTTTATCTCTACAACACGAAAGACGAGGTCGACGAACTCGTCGACGCCGTCGACGAGGCCCGAGAACTGTTCAGCTGA
- a CDS encoding sensor histidine kinase, which translates to MRLPLSGRTSTAVIFGFGASLAAVHAYHALSHETLAAGTVLGAVVPFGLAAALAAIPLALYRNDRNVVPIIAAWVLLGSATLGVVASAVVAHQFVEGVLVAEALFVVAASATGGGFLGGIAGWYDAQTRTRADLVESLQQATTDLSAATTQQEVCERAVEIANQVLDLPVTGVWLYDDEADALVPTAVANPGQKLFETPPTYAPGESLSWLAFDSGEMSVYDDVRSVDGVHNPDTVIRSEIIIPLGAYGVMNLGATEPNAFDDLDVTVAKLLATATRAALGRADREEVLRRQRHELGRQNERLEEFTSVVSHDLRSPLSVAKGRLDLARESHDDEDLEATADALDRMDSLIEDLLALAKQGRTVGDVRSVSLADIAETAWANVETAEATLSTTEATIDADPDRLRQLLENLFTNAVTHGGETVSVRVEPTEFGFAVTDDGPGIPSSVREQVFEAGYTDHESGTGFGLPIVRRIAVAHGWSVDIEESESGGARFEFRFDGDPAE; encoded by the coding sequence ATGCGTCTCCCGCTCTCCGGTCGGACATCGACGGCCGTAATCTTCGGCTTCGGGGCCTCTCTCGCGGCCGTCCACGCCTACCACGCCCTCTCTCACGAGACGCTGGCTGCCGGAACCGTTCTCGGCGCCGTCGTGCCGTTCGGTCTCGCGGCCGCACTCGCGGCCATCCCCCTCGCGCTGTATCGGAACGACCGCAATGTGGTCCCGATTATCGCGGCGTGGGTCCTCCTCGGTTCGGCCACGCTCGGCGTCGTCGCGAGCGCCGTCGTCGCCCACCAGTTCGTCGAGGGCGTCCTCGTCGCGGAGGCGCTGTTCGTCGTTGCGGCGTCGGCCACTGGTGGCGGATTTCTGGGCGGCATCGCCGGGTGGTACGACGCACAGACCCGGACGCGTGCCGACCTCGTCGAGTCGCTCCAGCAGGCGACGACGGACCTTTCGGCGGCGACGACACAACAGGAGGTGTGTGAACGGGCCGTCGAAATCGCCAATCAGGTCCTCGATTTGCCCGTCACTGGGGTGTGGCTCTACGACGACGAGGCCGACGCGCTCGTCCCTACGGCCGTCGCCAACCCCGGTCAGAAACTGTTCGAGACCCCCCCGACGTACGCTCCCGGGGAGAGCCTCTCGTGGCTGGCCTTCGACTCCGGCGAAATGTCAGTTTACGACGACGTTCGGTCCGTCGACGGGGTTCACAACCCCGACACCGTGATTCGCTCGGAGATAATCATTCCGTTGGGAGCGTACGGCGTGATGAATCTCGGTGCGACGGAACCGAACGCCTTCGACGACCTCGACGTGACGGTGGCGAAACTGCTCGCGACGGCGACGAGGGCCGCGCTGGGCCGTGCCGACCGCGAGGAGGTCCTCCGCAGACAGCGCCACGAACTCGGTCGACAGAACGAGCGGTTAGAGGAGTTCACCTCCGTCGTCAGCCACGACCTCCGGAGTCCGCTGTCGGTCGCCAAGGGTCGGCTCGACCTCGCCCGCGAGAGCCACGACGACGAGGACCTCGAAGCGACCGCCGACGCCCTCGACCGGATGGACTCGCTCATCGAGGACTTGCTCGCACTCGCCAAACAGGGCCGGACGGTCGGTGACGTTCGGTCGGTTTCGCTGGCCGACATCGCCGAGACGGCGTGGGCGAACGTCGAAACCGCCGAGGCGACGCTTTCGACGACCGAGGCGACCATCGACGCCGACCCCGACCGCCTCCGACAACTCCTCGAAAACCTCTTCACAAACGCCGTCACCCACGGCGGCGAGACGGTGTCTGTCCGGGTCGAACCGACCGAGTTCGGCTTCGCCGTCACCGACGACGGCCCCGGCATCCCTTCCTCGGTACGTGAACAGGTGTTCGAGGCCGGCTACACCGACCACGAGTCGGGAACCGGGTTCGGACTCCCCATCGTCCGCCGCATCGCCGTCGCCCACGGCTGGTCCGTCGACATCGAGGAAAGCGAGTCTGGCGGCGCGCGGTTCGAATTCCGGTTCGACGGCGACCCGGCGGAGTGA
- a CDS encoding mandelate racemase/muconate lactonizing enzyme family protein, whose product MQITGVNQYHLDHALEEPFYPTWIPGYPQSTHELELFEIETDEGISGYGASPSFAGGLDYETPLELFLTGEDPHNVEGILGKLETVNLVGPRPWHVEMALWDIIGKDAGKPVYELFGAQARDIPVYASTGELMDAEERIDYVEKRIEEGFEAVKLRVTEVDHIETVRRVREAFPELTLMVDANKGWAVRVMEDPIEWSFGDALEFARGLDDIGGVAWLEEPLHRHDYEGYSRLRDAVDVNIAGGEFNNGTHHFREFVRQGSLDILQPDAALATGIRQAVDVARMGQEHGLQFVPHTWTNAVGFAANLQVMTAVGSPWCEYPMEPPWTPDVWSFMLEDGFEHDDGTIRAPEKPGLGIEIPDGVLADAE is encoded by the coding sequence ATGCAGATAACAGGTGTCAATCAGTATCACCTCGACCACGCGCTGGAGGAGCCGTTCTATCCGACGTGGATTCCCGGCTACCCGCAGTCGACTCACGAACTCGAGTTGTTCGAAATCGAAACTGACGAAGGCATCAGCGGCTACGGCGCCTCGCCGTCGTTCGCGGGCGGCCTCGACTACGAGACGCCGCTGGAGCTGTTTTTGACCGGCGAGGACCCCCACAACGTCGAGGGGATTCTCGGCAAACTGGAGACGGTCAACCTCGTCGGCCCGCGGCCGTGGCACGTCGAGATGGCGCTGTGGGACATCATCGGCAAAGACGCCGGCAAGCCCGTCTACGAACTGTTCGGCGCACAGGCCCGGGACATCCCAGTGTACGCCTCGACGGGGGAGTTGATGGACGCCGAGGAGCGAATCGACTACGTCGAAAAGCGCATCGAAGAGGGCTTCGAGGCCGTCAAACTCCGGGTGACGGAAGTCGACCACATCGAGACGGTCCGACGAGTGCGGGAGGCCTTCCCCGAGTTGACGCTGATGGTCGACGCGAACAAGGGGTGGGCCGTCCGCGTGATGGAGGACCCAATCGAGTGGTCCTTCGGCGACGCCTTGGAGTTCGCCCGCGGCCTCGACGACATCGGCGGCGTCGCGTGGCTCGAAGAGCCGCTACATCGCCACGACTACGAGGGATACAGTCGGCTCCGAGATGCCGTGGATGTCAATATCGCCGGCGGCGAGTTCAACAACGGTACGCATCACTTCCGGGAGTTCGTCCGGCAGGGGTCGCTGGACATCCTCCAGCCCGACGCGGCGCTGGCGACGGGCATCAGGCAGGCCGTCGACGTCGCGCGGATGGGTCAGGAACACGGTCTCCAGTTCGTTCCCCACACGTGGACGAACGCCGTCGGTTTCGCGGCGAACTTACAGGTGATGACCGCCGTCGGGAGCCCGTGGTGTGAGTACCCGATGGAGCCGCCGTGGACGCCCGACGTGTGGTCGTTCATGCTGGAAGACGGTTTCGAACACGACGACGGGACGATTCGCGCACCCGAGAAACCCGGTCTCGGCATCGAGATTCCCGACGGCGTGTTGGCCGACGCCGAGTAG
- a CDS encoding sensor histidine kinase codes for MPLAAPVSQPFLVGYAAAMVVAGGLSGYCLYRHSGRISRAFGLTMVAVLSWSVGALGRTMVWTEAAWYALTLVMYAGVVSTAVLFFVFTVRYTGSKPRVTGQQLAGLFVVPAISLLLLATNPAHGLFFAGVEPSVTDGTVVFEAAAGPWFWVHSLYSYALLGCGTLLLVRFAAGNRSHYRRQALPLLFGVALPWGTNVAYVFGPAGGLPVDPTPVGFALGGVFIAYAVFGARLADLTPIARSSVVDAIDDAVFVLDDQRRLVDFNTAAAPLLDDDDPIGEEISDLLPASLSDDDGEATQLDTNGTDRWYRSREVPIEEIGAVLLVSDVTERMRRRRQLREQNERLEEFTRVAAHDLRNPLNAITGYTELARETGEVSYLEQVDPATDRMETLVDDLLTLGEEGQVVEETEPVPVAEAAERAWANVETDDGTLQAVDDGWILADETRLTNLLEKLFQNCVEHATGDGDSVTVRIGMLSDGFFVADDGIGIPTDARADVFDYGYSTHGGTGLGLPVVRSIAVAHGWEVSVTDSEDGGARFEFRSVQLHAGPRRERPDIDTPWGRTK; via the coding sequence ATGCCACTGGCCGCACCCGTCTCACAGCCGTTCCTCGTCGGGTATGCGGCCGCCATGGTGGTCGCCGGCGGACTGTCGGGGTACTGTTTGTACCGGCACTCCGGCCGGATTTCGAGGGCGTTCGGCCTCACGATGGTCGCGGTGTTATCGTGGTCCGTCGGCGCGCTCGGTCGGACGATGGTCTGGACGGAGGCCGCCTGGTACGCCCTGACGCTCGTGATGTACGCCGGCGTCGTGAGTACGGCGGTCCTGTTTTTCGTCTTCACGGTCCGCTACACCGGGTCGAAGCCACGTGTGACGGGACAACAGCTCGCCGGCCTGTTCGTCGTTCCGGCCATCTCGTTGCTCCTGTTGGCGACGAACCCGGCCCATGGGCTGTTCTTCGCCGGTGTCGAACCGTCGGTGACGGACGGGACGGTCGTCTTCGAGGCGGCGGCCGGGCCGTGGTTTTGGGTCCACTCGCTGTACAGTTACGCGCTGTTGGGTTGTGGAACCCTCCTCCTCGTCCGGTTCGCCGCGGGGAACCGGAGTCACTACCGGCGACAGGCGCTCCCGTTGCTCTTCGGCGTCGCCCTGCCGTGGGGAACGAACGTCGCCTACGTGTTCGGACCCGCCGGCGGTCTCCCCGTCGACCCGACGCCGGTCGGGTTCGCTCTCGGCGGCGTATTCATCGCGTATGCGGTGTTCGGCGCCCGACTGGCCGACCTGACGCCGATTGCTCGGTCGTCGGTCGTCGACGCCATCGACGACGCGGTGTTCGTCCTCGACGACCAACGGCGCCTCGTCGATTTCAACACCGCAGCGGCGCCGCTGCTGGACGACGACGACCCCATCGGCGAGGAGATATCCGACCTCCTCCCGGCGTCGCTTTCAGACGACGACGGCGAGGCGACACAACTCGACACCAACGGCACAGACCGGTGGTACCGTTCCCGGGAGGTCCCCATCGAGGAGATAGGGGCGGTTCTGTTGGTCAGCGACGTGACCGAACGGATGCGGCGCCGGCGACAACTCCGCGAGCAAAACGAGCGCTTAGAGGAGTTCACCCGCGTCGCCGCCCACGACCTCCGGAACCCGCTGAACGCGATAACGGGCTACACCGAACTCGCCCGCGAGACGGGTGAGGTTTCGTATCTCGAACAGGTCGACCCTGCGACCGACCGCATGGAGACGCTCGTCGACGACTTGCTGACCCTCGGCGAGGAAGGACAGGTCGTCGAGGAGACCGAGCCAGTTCCGGTCGCGGAGGCCGCCGAACGGGCGTGGGCGAACGTCGAGACCGACGATGGGACGCTTCAGGCGGTCGACGACGGGTGGATACTCGCCGACGAGACACGACTGACGAACCTACTCGAGAAACTGTTCCAGAACTGCGTCGAACACGCCACCGGCGACGGCGACAGCGTCACCGTCCGAATCGGAATGCTCTCGGACGGCTTTTTCGTCGCCGACGACGGCATCGGCATCCCGACCGACGCCCGGGCCGACGTGTTCGATTACGGCTATTCGACACACGGCGGGACCGGGCTCGGACTGCCCGTCGTTCGGAGCATCGCCGTCGCCCACGGGTGGGAGGTGTCGGTCACCGACTCGGAGGACGGGGGCGCACGCTTCGAGTTCCGGAGCGTCCAACTGCACGCCGGCCCCCGGCGGGAGCGACCGGACATCGACACGCCGTGGGGCCGGACGAAATAA
- a CDS encoding DUF424 domain-containing protein: protein MLLRERPTQEGTLVSVCDADVLGETFENGEVSLTVERDFYDGEEATVEEVVASLSGAAVANLVGDRAVGVAVEHGFVDSDNVLEFEETVHAQYLRL, encoded by the coding sequence ATGCTACTGCGGGAGCGGCCGACACAGGAGGGAACGCTCGTCTCCGTCTGTGACGCCGACGTACTCGGAGAAACCTTCGAGAACGGCGAGGTGTCGCTGACCGTCGAACGGGACTTTTACGACGGCGAGGAGGCGACCGTCGAAGAGGTGGTCGCCAGCCTCTCGGGGGCGGCAGTGGCAAACCTCGTCGGCGACCGGGCGGTCGGCGTCGCCGTCGAACACGGGTTCGTCGACAGCGACAACGTCCTCGAGTTCGAGGAGACGGTCCACGCCCAGTACCTCCGGCTCTGA
- a CDS encoding tetratricopeptide repeat protein, translating into MTDEEPDDSHEFSEGQGFDDPYEGFDLDPPELDLDPEMVDPVDSRVVADTLDRRQIPADQVDAESLLDVGLEYMRINRHEQATEAFERVANFADDDGIEQEAWVNKGAAHAELQEFQRAIESYREALSIDDDSEHAASAETNLAYALWESGQSEQALEHAERAVELDPRFPQGWYNRGFFLLERGLAEDAVSCFDNALRLGHRSPDVLEEKARALEAMGEDERAEEVAEEAEELRQNAEEELVESRER; encoded by the coding sequence ATGACTGACGAGGAACCCGACGACTCACACGAGTTCTCAGAGGGCCAAGGGTTCGATGACCCCTACGAGGGGTTCGACCTCGACCCGCCGGAACTCGACCTCGACCCCGAGATGGTAGACCCCGTGGACTCTCGAGTCGTCGCCGACACGCTCGACCGACGGCAGATTCCGGCCGACCAGGTCGACGCCGAGAGCCTCCTCGACGTGGGACTGGAGTACATGCGCATCAACCGCCACGAGCAGGCGACCGAAGCGTTCGAGCGCGTCGCGAACTTCGCCGATGACGACGGCATCGAACAGGAAGCGTGGGTGAACAAGGGCGCCGCCCACGCGGAGTTACAGGAGTTCCAACGAGCCATCGAGTCCTACCGAGAGGCCCTGTCCATCGACGACGACTCCGAACACGCCGCCTCGGCGGAGACGAACCTCGCCTACGCGCTGTGGGAGTCCGGCCAGAGCGAACAGGCGCTCGAACACGCCGAACGCGCCGTCGAGTTGGACCCTCGGTTCCCGCAGGGGTGGTACAACCGCGGATTCTTCCTGCTCGAACGGGGACTGGCCGAAGACGCCGTCTCCTGTTTCGACAACGCGCTCCGATTGGGCCACCGCAGTCCCGACGTACTGGAGGAGAAAGCACGCGCACTCGAGGCGATGGGTGAAGACGAACGCGCCGAGGAGGTCGCCGAAGAGGCCGAGGAACTCAGACAAAACGCCGAGGAAGAACTCGTCGAGTCACGGGAGCGATGA